The Colletotrichum higginsianum IMI 349063 chromosome 2, whole genome shotgun sequence genome has a segment encoding these proteins:
- a CDS encoding Copper iron-regulated glutamine amidotransferase has product MGSLPQTNHLRVAIVKAYEIDEPKHRGMVLSFRDNILRQTPDAIINTYTPMKEDGHLPNPADYDLIIITGGLSNLCQASFEPWVNTTLEWIRQVVSQQHIAKTKLLGICWGHQAIATALSGKIGSFEHPRVGVEQLKLNDDGKRVFGKDTLKITKFHKRFVQQVPDGFKPLASDNEILFSDSGLVLSFQGHPEIYGELSRQLFEMDVPYYRATLPTEEDLQRYYAEMSSSEEDSRLIFQKLAEWARS; this is encoded by the exons ATGGGTTCACTTCCGCAGACAAACCACCTCAGGGTCGCTATCGTCAAAGCCTATGAGATCGACGAGCCGAAACATCGGGGCATGGTCTTGTCCTTCCGGGACAACATTCTGCGACAGACACCCGATGCGATCATTAACACATACACGCCGATGAAGGAGGACGGACACCTGCCGAACCCTGCAGACTAcgacctcatcatcatcaccggcggACTGAGCAATCTGTGCCAGGCATCGTTTGAGCCCTGGGTCAACACGACTCTCGAGTGGATTCGGCAGGTGGTTTCGCAGCAGCACATTGCTAAAACGAAACTGCTCGGCATCTGCTGGGGTCACCAAGCAATCGCAACTGCGCTCTCTGGGAAAATCGGAAGCTTCGAGCATCCAAGG GTCGGCGTGGAACAACTTAAATTGAACGATGACGGGAAACGGGTCTTTGGCAAGGACACATTG aaaatcACAAAATTCCACAAGCGGTTTGTTCAGCAGGTGCCAGATGGCTTCAAGCCCCTGGCAAGCGACAACGAAATTCTCTTTTCCGACTCAGGCTTGGTCCTGTCCTTCCAGGGACACCCCGAGATCTATGGCGAGCTGTCCCGTCAGCTTTTTGAGATGGATGTCCCATACTACAGAGCGACTCTGCCTACCGAGGAGGACCTCCAGCGTTATTACGCAGAGATGTCCTCGAGCGAAGAAGATTCCAGGCTGATTTTTCAAAAGTTGGCAGAGTGGGCTCGTTCGTAA